In Salvia miltiorrhiza cultivar Shanhuang (shh) chromosome 4, IMPLAD_Smil_shh, whole genome shotgun sequence, the DNA window GAATTCTCGGTGGTTATCTGGGTTATGGAAAGCTAACCGGCTAGAAGGTACAGTAACCAAAGTTACTGTAGGATCAGTGTTCATTTACTGGATTGCATCTGCTGGTTATGGGCCTGATTCAGCTACTACACCCGCCGAAGAGCAGAGCCCGAAGAACTTAAAGCTACTATCTTGTTTTGCACATACAAATTGGCAGTTGGGTGATTGGTGCCTACTCCCGTCTTCCAAGGAGTCATCAGTTACAACCTTGAACAAGGGATCAATCAAAGCAGATTCCCATGATTCTACTAAGGGTGAGCATGAATCTACTGAAACAGGTGATGATTCTGATGCAGAAATGGCCACTACGGAGCAATCTTCTGTGAATAATAAATCAATTGAAAATGATTTAGATGCTTCCTTGGGCCAAAATGGTGAAACATCAGAAAATAAGACCTTTGCTGAAGATTTAAGCAATAGTCCACTGCCAGCTTCGAAGGAAGTTCCCCATGAAACTTGGCCCCTTCATCGCAAGAAGATTCGTAAAGTGGTAGTTAGAAAGGACAAGAAAGCCCGGAAGAAATTAGAAAATTTTGAAAGGGCTCTTTTAATTAGCAATACCTCTACCAAAGTTGATGTTGTTTGGCAAGACGGCGTGATAAAGCGTGACTTGGATTCTACATCTCTAATTCCAATTGATAGTCCTGGAGATCATGAGTTTGTTGCAGAACAGTACGTTGTGGAAAAAGCTGCTGACAGTGATGATGCTGTTGAGACCAGACGGGTTGGCGTCATAAAAAGTGTCGATGCAAAAGACCGGACAGCCTGTGTTAGGTGGTTGAAGCCCGTTGCAAGGGCGGAGGATCCAAGAGAATTCGATAAAGAAGAAATGGTGAGTGTTTATGAGCTAGAGGGGCACCCTGATTATGATTATTGTTATGGAGATGTAGTTGTTAGGCTGTCACCTATTTCCATACCAGACAAAATGGATTCTGTTGAAAATGTGCCTATAAGTAATCCAGACGAGCTGAAACAAGAAAATGGGGAGCATAATGAATGGGAATGTACTGAAACCACGCTTGATCATGACGAATCTACTGAATTTTCCGATCTCTCTTGGGTTGGGAACATCACGAGTTTGAGAGATGGTGATATAGAAGTCACGTGGGCTGATGGAATGATATCAACGGTAATATTTTTCTTACAAAAAATACTTCTCATTAACAGTTTTCTTATCGTGAACTCTAACCTTAATGTAAAACTCCATTGGCATATCAGGTTGGTCCTCAGGCGATATATGTCGTCGGCCGGGATGATGATGAGTCCATTGCTGCTGGAAGTGATGGCAGTGATGATGCAGCTAGCTGGGAAACAGTTGAAGATGACGCGGACAGTGTCAATAATCCTGAGGTAAAGGCTATTAACTACTATATTTGATTCGTCCAGTAGTTTACCGTCTTTGCCAACATCATAATTGTTGTTCAATCCTTTGTTTGTGGCTTTGATTTAAGGCCGTCAGAGCCTGACACGACACGAAGCTATTGAGAGTGTAACACATGCAAGATATAGACACAAAGATACACAGCATAATCACCGAAGTTTCTAAAAGATATCAAACCAGTACCAAACATAAACAGAAATCAATAATCTGAATATACTACTCCTCATGCTTATGTGTGAAGCTCTATAATCTGACACACTAAAAGAGACGTAATTATGTCTCACGACTAACTGTTTACCAACCAAGAGTTTCACTGAAGTTGCTTGCCTTTGAAGCTTGGGTGGGTTCACATTAATGTATGTTCTCTCTTTTGGTAGCTTAAAAGGCGGAGCTCAGTCTATGAGGAACTATGCATGAAGAAATTTTAAGAGGCTTAGTTTAAATAGTTACCACGTGACTTGAGAGTAATTGATATTATAAATTCTCGAGCATATGAATTTTCTACAAATTTGTAGTAAatccctattttttttattctatgGGGTCCAAAGGAGTTACGTACCTAGATGCTAACAAATAAGGCCTTTTTACTCTAATGGAAGTAACCGCGATTAAGGAAGAAACTCTAAAAATTAATGGAAGTAACTGCGATTAAGGAGTTATGTGATTGTTTCTTTTGTTGATTCGTAATATCAAATTTCTGCATAGATTATACAATGTTCAGCTTAAATATGCTATTACAAGTTATATCATCTATGTTGTTTCGTGTAAGATTttctctatttattttaataaattttgcaTGTATGTTTGAATTTTTTAGGACCATGGAATGGAAAATGCGGTTGACAGTGGGCCTGAGATTGAAGATGACACCATTGATGCAGAAAATTCTGGAAAGAATGGAGCTCTTTCTATTCCGCTAGCTGCAATTGGTTTTATGACTAGACTAGCCTCTGGAATATTTTCAAGGGGACGAAGAAACTCCGACCCATTAGACAACGAGATAAAAAATGACGATGATCTTACTTTGAATAAAGATCCCGACAGTGGATCAAGCTCTCATAAACCATATGATATCGAGGAACACCTTGCCAAGTTAACTACTAAGTGTGAGGGGGAGGAACACGAGGCTGCTGAGGCCTCCGATCTGTTAGAAATCGCTGAGACGTTGTGTAACTTAAAACCACCAGTACCAAATGCATCTGCACGTGAAGAGTTTATTTCAGCATTCAAAGGCTTCGATATAGTTAGAGATCCTTTAGACCATCACTTTCTTGGTTCACAGAATCAGGTTAGTACTGCTTTTAATCTTGTCCGGTTAATTCTCTGAAATTCGAGTGATGAATCCTTATATTCTTGCAGAACAATGCTACGAGGAAGTGGCTCAAGAAAGTTCAACAAGATTGGGACATTCTTCAAAACAATCTGCCGGGTATGTTCTTGATTTTCTAAGATGTTAAACCTTTGTGATCGTATCACAACATATTGAAAGCCGTCTTAATAACTTTAAAATACCGGTTATCAGAGGATATATATGTACGTGTCTATGAAGATAGAATGGATCTTTTGAGAGCTGTGATAGTTGGAGCTTACGGGACTCCGTATCAGGATGGACTTTTCTTCTTCGATTTTCACCTTCCTCCTGAATATCCAGACGTTCCTCCTGTAAGAAAACTtctatacatacatatatatattatatatatatatatattatgtatgtatgtgtgtgtgtgtttttcttttttgcgATGCAATTTTTTCGTCTCTTATTATCTAACTGGTTATGCAATATAGCATTAATCTGACCATCTTTTTTTTGCAGTCTGCATACTACCACTCCGGAGGGTGGCGAATAAATCCAAATTTATACGAGGAAGGAAAAGTTTGCCTCAGTCTCTTGAATACATGGACAGGTAGAGGAAACGAGGTCTGGGATTCTTCAACTTCGAGCATTCTTCAAGTACTGGTTTCACTCCAGGGCCTAGTATTAAATTCAAAACCGTATTTCAACGAAGCTGGATACGACAAACAAGTCGGGACAGCTGAAGGGGAGAAGAATTCTCTGTCCTACAATGAGAatacatttttattgaattgtaAGACAATGATGTATCTGATTCGGAGGCCCCCAAAGGTAGTGATTAATTCAACAACTTCTTTGTGGAAATATATCATTTTTCTTCACTTGATAATTAcaccaattatttttttttgcaggATTTTGAAGACCTCGTCTCGGAGCACTTCAGGAAGCGCGGCCCTTACATTCTCAAGGCATGCGACGCTTACATGAAAGGCAACCTCATTGGCTCGCTCGCGAAAGATGCCACTGCCGGTGAGACCATCACCAACTCGAATTCAGTTGGTTTCAAGCTAATGCTTGCTAAAGTCCTACCGAAACTCGTATCGTCCCTCAATGACGTTGGAGCCGAGTGTCGAGAATTCGAGCACCTGACACAGTTATAGCAGCAGCATTCTTTAAGGTACGCCTCTGCGTGAAGGCGTTGGCGTGCGTTTAACTCGAGACGTTGATACGATGTTATCATGCTTGTGTTTGAGCAATCCGCAAGGATTACTCTCATCCAATTGCAAAATTTTTGTGAATTGACAAAAAAAAGATGATCGAGATCGTTTTTGTcgactgttttttttttgtttctgttGTTTAGGAAGAAGCTGCAGGAGTTGGAAAATGGTGAGGTATAGATGAATTTTTGTTGTTGTAAAATTCAGATTGTTGATTTCAGCTTCTGCTTGCTCACTATACTATGAAACAGATGACATTGGACCagtaattaaatttaacattctttactttgttttttttttattattattgaaatgcttaaattattttgacCTCTATATTATTATTGGTGTTCTTGTTTTAGGATGCGCaaggaaataaaatttaatttctgGTGCATTTGTGAAGAAACTTTACTCTCAATGGAGATTTTGTCAAAATCTTATTTGATTggtaaaaattaataaataaacttaGATGAACTAAGCAGAAGACTGATAAATCATATTCGCTTCTTTGTATGTCACATCACATATTATCTAAACGATTTTCTTATAATACaaactagtgtataacccgtcgaaattcgacgggactttaaattatttatattattttaatataatataattattttttaaataaattaacttgATATAATAGAGtttatattatactaatttCAACTATAAtcgtcaattaaatgttaacttttTGCTAGAATAATAAAAGTaccattttatataaattttgtacaatttttttatattgacgaaataaaaattaatttaagatctctTGTCATCTAAGCTTCATTTCATCTCAAGTTTCTATAAAACCAGATGATCATCGAGAACTCGAAAGACTATATCTAGCTTTTGAACGCCaaacttttgagcattatctcgtATAGACCCTAAAATACTATACCTGACTTAATGCGTCAATCGTTTCAACATTATTATCTGATgttttaaatatcataactcacttctaaacatcattttcattaggagcttgaaagatcagggctgacttgtgagattatgCAATTTGAAGCTTGGGAGATCATAACCAACTTCTAAACAATCTCACAATTTGAAGCTTGGGAGATCATAACCAACTTCTAAACATAATCTTGTATAGAGCTTGCAAACTCATAACTGGCttgtgcatcatctcatttaGAGCTTAAAATACCATAAATGAATTTCAAGCATCATTtctggagtttgaaagaataaaactggCTCGTGAGCATCATCATAtaaagtttgaaagaccataactaagttttgagaATTATCTCGTCTAACACTTGAGAAAATTAATgtgatattcaaattatatcatatcaatttatttgGTATTTCAGttggtaaattttcataaaaaaattaatgtgtaatccaaaaaaaattatggaaaatatcttattttatgatcaaattaaaatgaaataatttatttaatcacaagtatttattaaattaaaaaaaaatagatgattctttatttaactaaataaatttgataaaCTTTTATTGACAAAgtaattcaaattgtattaatctcaACACAAATACTTGTGTACCACTGCCACCGGATCATACTCACGCCAAATCCTGATTCATTTAGCAAATTCGGGTCTAAACCCGGATCCATTTACATTATAAAAAAAAGGCCGCAGAAAACCCGATGACACCGTGCCATCGGTGGTACAATCACCCCACCAATTAAATGTGGATTTTTGGTTTGGAGAGTAAGGGCTtccttttatatagattttattttggttaaatctcataaaaaatcaatgtgggatgagaagatttagataaataagaatgaataaatatgaaaatgtaTGAAGAattatgataaataaaaatgcaaaaatatcgTGATGCCAGTATTCCATTTTCCTATTAGATATGTGATGATTTTAATACTTATTCTCGTCCTAAACCCACATTTAATTGGTGGAGTGATTCGGATTTTTTCggttttcggattttttttaacatttcgaatatttttttcacatttcgaatttttcggttcggatcgTATTTTATCcaaattttttcaaattttcatattCGAATTTTCGAATAATATGGTTTGAATTGGATTGAATTTTAAGGAAATTTCGAATTTTCGGATGGGATCGGATCAGGCAAAAATCCAATTCGAAATGCGAATGTTCACTCCTGATTGCCTCACTCTCCGTCTCTTCCATTAATTAAGtagcaattttttttctatatttgaAGCACGCAGTCGTCGAACACCGTCATCTTCCACAAGCACCTTCATATAATATCTAATAATAATTCGAAAAAAGACAACTGATGAGTATGAATTggggtgaattttttttttattataatatctAATAATAATTCGAAAAAAGACAACTGAGTATGAATTGGGGTAAATTTGTTTATTGTACCCTTACATGCATAGGTGCCAACCtataaattgagagagaaaTAGTAAGATAAATACttgtaatattattatgaaaaacaCCTAAATAtggatattaatattatttttacttcaTTTGAACTTATGGTATCTTTCATGGTTTTTCCTTAAGAAGTATTGAAGAACTTGTCAATTTTTAAATCTTGGGCATCGCTAGAAATATTAGTAGTCAACTTACTGCTCTGATCTCCACTAAGACGACACCTTAATATAATGTTAAGGCCATTTAAAAAGTTCAAAATCACCAAAATGTAATGTTTACGCCTTAATTGTATCCTTAACTTTTGTTTGTGAGACAACTTTAGTTTATATAAAATCTGAAGTGTTATTAATAAATAGCTATTTAGTAAGTTTATTTAAATGTACGCTCGGCCATTTCTGAACTATATAGTGTATCAAGGAACATAGATTGCATTGGAATGTAGTGGTGAGGTGAAGAAGGATTAATAGCTTGTAAAACCACGAACTTTGAGTGAATTCTGATTCTAACCtctagcaaaagattctgcctGTAAAATCACGAACTTTGAAATCTTTCTAATTTTAACTACTGGATAAATTTTCGGCCAAAAATAGATTGAGTTGGCAGCCTAAAATCCAACATGTCTTAATCGACGATGACACAAAAATGACatcattcttttaaaaatacaaaacagCGTCATTTTAACTAAAGGAAATCGATTAAAATGTCACATAAGCCGCCGAAAATTTATCCCGTAATCAAAATCAGAAAGATTTCAAAGTTCGTGGTTTTACAGGCAAAATCTTTTGTTAGAGGTTAAAACCAAAATTCGCTCAAAGTTCGTGATTTTACAGGCTATTAACCCAATGAAGAATCATCGGAGAGTAAGATGTTTCTTTAGTTAGAAATCTTACGCAGTGTCATTATCTGCATCTTGAATTTTAGGGCATTGTTGTCGTCGATAAGAACTCCAATGTCACTCAGAACTGAATGTTTCATGACTCGATTATGGTAAAGAGAGGAGTTCAAGAAAAGAAGATCTAAGCTCTCATTTATCCCTTGATCAAAATTCCAATAATGTCTCATAACTTCAACAAACACTGTGTTCAGCAAGCTGATACGCATGCCATGAAAGTTTCATTTCATTACAAGCAATActataacaaatttaaaaagTGAGCCAGGTGAAACAAATATATAGATGCGATACAAACACCTTAAGTTTCATTAGAGTGTTGTGAAagaagaaacaataaaaaatattgatgTTTAGAATACAAAAGACCATACATAAATTTAACTTAACTGTAAGacaaacatattatatatatgcgCGACTATTTCACCATCATCGCTGGTATGTAGTTGGCTAATTACTTGTGAAACCACTTGAGTTGAACAGAAATATACATGTAAATCTATATTAAGAAAAATTGCAGCAAACTTACTTCCTGCTTTACACTGGCACAAGAAGACCAATTTAAATTATCATCAGCCTCCTTCATGTTTCACCTTAATTTGGTCGATAATATAGAAGTCAAAGTTTTTACGGAGCATGTCACTCGAAATTGACTTATTAGATTGGAGATCAGTCAACACTTTATAACTCAATAAGTTGTATTCCAAATTACAGCAATCTAGACCCAAATCTTAGATATATGCTATAAAATCTTGTATATACCTTAATAGGACTTATATAAAAACAACATTACAAGATAGGCCATTGGTATCAAACATCATTTGCAGCAAAGAAATTTGAGTGCTCGACCACCCAAATTCACTACAGAAAATGTATATAACAACATAACCTACtcttaaatatgaaaaaataatcgTCGAAATAtgaaaaacaatattaatacCAAAAAAAATCGTGCCATGGGTTGTTTAAATCAttgaaatatgaaaaaaaatattgaaaggaAAAATCAAAGATCCACAACCATATATAACAACATAGGCTACTCTTAAATAATTGTCTCCACAAAAACTCCACATTTTCACATTCACAACACTTGAAATTCGAAGAAAAATCAATACACAATATTACTTAGGCATTTGATTGAATAGTTGATACACAATAGCATATTTGAATAAAAAACATCCCTCGCCGGCAATCTCACACAATGAA includes these proteins:
- the LOC131020905 gene encoding probable ubiquitin-conjugating enzyme E2 23 gives rise to the protein MESEQQSDVLDANERTNTDCKATSEESNSYENKPGEILKNLQNVLYIYRQDVIRSKTKAQIGIVTEVAGDSDSDSSMTDDEDEEEEEEIDNEKDDEADFNEEGDLENDKNSVENAVDSNESNDSKNNPLTADQVRVLWMDGAETTETTNDVEVIDRGFLHGDYVAAASDPTGQIGIVVDVNISVDLLTHDGSVIRDKPSRDLKRIRDFTIGDHVVLGPWLGRIEDVFDNVTVQLDDGSVCRVMKADPLHLKPVGKNILEDGHFPYYPGQRVQATSSSVFKNSRWLSGLWKANRLEGTVTKVTVGSVFIYWIASAGYGPDSATTPAEEQSPKNLKLLSCFAHTNWQLGDWCLLPSSKESSVTTLNKGSIKADSHDSTKGEHESTETGDDSDAEMATTEQSSVNNKSIENDLDASLGQNGETSENKTFAEDLSNSPLPASKEVPHETWPLHRKKIRKVVVRKDKKARKKLENFERALLISNTSTKVDVVWQDGVIKRDLDSTSLIPIDSPGDHEFVAEQYVVEKAADSDDAVETRRVGVIKSVDAKDRTACVRWLKPVARAEDPREFDKEEMVSVYELEGHPDYDYCYGDVVVRLSPISIPDKMDSVENVPISNPDELKQENGEHNEWECTETTLDHDESTEFSDLSWVGNITSLRDGDIEVTWADGMISTVGPQAIYVVGRDDDESIAAGSDGSDDAASWETVEDDADSVNNPEDHGMENAVDSGPEIEDDTIDAENSGKNGALSIPLAAIGFMTRLASGIFSRGRRNSDPLDNEIKNDDDLTLNKDPDSGSSSHKPYDIEEHLAKLTTKCEGEEHEAAEASDLLEIAETLCNLKPPVPNASAREEFISAFKGFDIVRDPLDHHFLGSQNQNNATRKWLKKVQQDWDILQNNLPEDIYVRVYEDRMDLLRAVIVGAYGTPYQDGLFFFDFHLPPEYPDVPPSAYYHSGGWRINPNLYEEGKVCLSLLNTWTGRGNEVWDSSTSSILQVLVSLQGLVLNSKPYFNEAGYDKQVGTAEGEKNSLSYNENTFLLNCKTMMYLIRRPPKDFEDLVSEHFRKRGPYILKACDAYMKGNLIGSLAKDATAGETITNSNSVGFKLMLAKVLPKLVSSLNDVGAECREFEHLTQL